A DNA window from Zingiber officinale cultivar Zhangliang chromosome 3A, Zo_v1.1, whole genome shotgun sequence contains the following coding sequences:
- the LOC122052835 gene encoding gibberellin 20 oxidase 1-D-like: MVLCTFQPPKAEAEAPVFDAAVLSLRADIPSQFVWPEEEKPTPDSQEELVVPLIDLGGLVSGHAAVVARSVAAACEQHGFFQVVNHGIDAALIEEAHRCMEAFFGMPLLEKQRAQRRPGESCGYASSFTGRFASRLPWKETLSFRFSPSGDDIVRNYFATILGEEFCHLGEVYQKYCEAMNELSLKIMEVLGMSLGVGRRCFRDFFEGNDSIMRLNYYPPCQKPELTLGTGPHCDPTSLTILHQDHVQGLQVFADGHWRTIRPSSNAFVVNIGDTFMALSNARYKSCLHRAVVNSKVPRKSLAFFLCPGNDRLVRPPAELVDLDHPQAYPDFTWPALLEFTQKHYRSDMKTLDAFTAWINLRIAATGATPE; encoded by the exons ATGGTTTTGTGCACCTTTCAACCGCCcaaggcggaggcggaggcgccGGTGTTCGACGCCGCCGTGCTCAGCCTCCGGGCCGACATTCCCTCGCAGTTCGTGTGGCCGGAGGAGGAGAAGCCGACGCCGGACTCGCAGGAGGAGCTGGTGGTCCCCCTCATCGACCTCGGCGGTCTTGTCTCCGGCCATGCGGCGGTCGTGGCGCGCTCGGTGGCCGCGGCGTGCGAGCAGCATGGGTTCTTCCAGGTGGTGAACCACGGCATCGACGCCGCGCTGATTGAGGAGGCGCATCGCTGCATGGAGGCCTTCTTTGGGATGCCGCTGCTGGAGAAGCAGAGAGCGCAGAGGCGCCCCGGCGAGAGCTGCGGCTACGCCAGCAGTTTCACCGGTCGCTTCGCCAGCAGGCTCCCCTGGAAGGAGACTCTCTCTTTCCGGTTCTCCCCCAGCGGCGACGACATCGTTCGAAACTATTTCGCCACCATTCTGGGCGAGGAATTCTGCCACTTGgg GGAGGTGTACCAGAAGTACTGCGAGGCAATGAACGAGCTGTCGTTGAAGATAATGGAGGTGCTGGGGATGAGCCTGGGGGTTGGCCGGCGCTGCTTCCGCGACTTCTTCGAGGGGAACGACTCGATAATGCGGCTGAACTACTATCCGCCGTGCCAGAAGCCGGAGCTCACCCTGGGCACCGGTCCCCACTGCGACCCCACCTCCCTCACCATCCTTCACCAGGACCACGTCCAGGGCCTCCAGGTCTTCGCCGATGGCCACTGGCGCACCATCCGCCCTTCCTCCAACGCCTTCGTCGTCAATATCGGCGACACCTTCATG GCGCTGTCGAACGCACGGTACAAGAGCTGCTTGCATAGGGCTGTGGTCAACAGTAAGGTCCCGCGGAAATCGCTGGCTTTCTTCCTCTGCCCCGGCAACGACCGGTTGGTGCGGCCGCCGGCGGAACTGGTTGACCTGGACCACCCGCAGGCGTACCCGGACTTCACCTGGCCCGCGCTGCTCGAGTTCACGCAGAAGCACTACCGATCCGACATGAAGACCCTCGACGCATTTACCGCTTGGATCAATCTCCGTATCGCCGCCACCGGCGCCACCCCGGAGTGA